The following are encoded together in the Daucus carota subsp. sativus chromosome 5, DH1 v3.0, whole genome shotgun sequence genome:
- the LOC108220470 gene encoding cytochrome P450 72A397, producing MLQYLDTFTINICFNLHCNNNKKHNLLSLFFAGKIISIFFVVMEKAVQLVVRITVVFVVALFVKCAWRVWDSVWVRPRQVEKCLRKQGLRGNSYRFLYGDVKDNLEMSKKAMSTPMNLSGDVATRAIPFIHQTINKYGENSFIWFGPTPRLLITDPVLVKQVLNQTFRFKKLRQNPIVRMFANGLASIDGDQWTQHRKLLSPAFLSSKLKLMLPVMYISCIELVREWQKMIEMKGRCEIDVAPYLNTLTSDVISRTAFGSSYEEGSVVFKLQRQQIELVNKSLQSVYIPGWRFLPTKNNRRMKELSNKIQSSLTNIIEKKTKTMKAGQSRADDLLGILLESNEQCKNGSAYVPMSLDDVIGECKLFYFAGQETTSNVLVWTLILLSIHQNWQTRAREEVLQVIGNQGQPDSDHLSRLKVISMIINEVLRLYPPAHTLTRKVHETTTLGDITLSSGVEVSLPVLLIHHDTKAWGADAKEFNPERFANGVFKATNNNQAAYCPFGMGPRTCIGQNFATLEAKLALATILQHFSFELSPTYTHAPATLITLQPQHGAKLIVTRV from the exons ATGCTTCAATATCTTGATACTTTTACTATAAATATATGCTTCAATCTACACTGTAACAACAACAAGAAGCACAACttactctctcttttttttgctGGTAAAATTATTTCGATATTTTTCGTAGTCATGGAGAAAGCGGTGCAACTGGTGGTGAGGATTACGGTGGTGTTTGTGGTTGCTTTGTTTGTTAAATGTGCATGGAGGGTGTGGGATTCGGTGTGGGTGAGACCACGGCAAGTGGAGAAGTGCCTGAGAAAGCAAGGACTGAGAGGAAACTCCTACAGGTTCTTGTATGGAGACGTGAAGGACAACTTGGAAATGAGTAAGAAAGCCATGTCGACGCCGATGAATCTTTCCGGCGATGTGGCCACGCGTGCCATACCCTTCATTCATCAGACCATCAACAAATATG GCGAGAATAGTTTCATATGGTTTGGACCAACTCCCAGGTTGTTGATAACAGATCCGGTGCTCGTAAAACAGGTCTTAAACCAAACCTTTAGATTTAAGAAGCTTCGGCAGAACCCGATCGTAAGAATGTTTGCTAATGGGCTGGCAAGTATTGATGGCGATCAATGGACTCAGCACAGAAAACTCCTCAGCCCAGCTTTTCTTAGTTCCAAGTTGAAG CTAATGCTACCGGTGATGTATATTAGTTGCATCGAGTTGGTGAGGGAATGGCAGAAGATGATAGAGATGAAGGGGCGGTGTGAAATAGACGTTGCACCATATTTGAATACACTAACCAGCGATGTGATTTCACGTACAGCATTTGGAAGTAGCTACGAGGAGGGAAGCGTGGTGTTTAAGCTTCAGCGCCAACAaattgagcttgtaaacaagtCTCTGCAATCTGTGTACATTCCTGGATGGAG GTTTTTACCAACTAAGAACAACAGGAGGATGAAGGAGTTGAGTAACAAAATCCAATCTTCCCTGACAAACATCATCGAAAAAAAGACCAAGACAATGAAGGCAGGACAGAGTCGCGCAGATGACCTGCTGGGGATCTTATTGGAATCCAATGAGCAGTGCAAAAATGGATCAGCTTATGTTCCAATGAGCCTCGATGATGTGATAGGCGAGTGCAAGCTATTCTACTTTGCTGGACAAGAAACCACCTCAAACGTGCTTGTCTGGACCTTGATTTTACTCAGCATTCATCAGAACTGGCAAACGCGTGCCAGAGAAGAGGTTCTGCAAGTAATAGGCAATCAAGGACAACCCGATTCTGATCATCTTAGCCGCCTCAAAGTT ATTTCAATGATTATAAACGAGGTACTAAGGCTATATCCTCCAGCACACACTCTGACTAGGAAGGTCCACGAAACTACAACTTTAGGCGATATAACATTATCATCAGGGGTCGAAGTTTCTCTGCCTGTCTTGCTAATACACCACGATACAAAAGCTTGGGGCGCAGATGCAAAAGAATTCAACCCCGAAAGATTTGCCAATGGGGTGTTCAAGGCAACAAACAATAACCAGGCAGCCTACTGCCCTTTCGGGATGGGGCCAAGAACTTGCATTGGACAAAACTTTGCTACACTGGAAGCTAAACTAGCCCTTGCTACCATTTTACAACACTTCTCCTTCGAGCTTTCGCCAACCTATACACATGCCCCCGCTACACTCATAACTCTTCAACCACAGCACGGAGCTAAGTTAATAGTGACCAGGGTTTAG
- the LOC135146741 gene encoding ATP-dependent DNA helicase PIF1-like encodes MSTKTVNLKVKLPGRKRFKWTDEQKQVLDSVSKGQSVFISGSAGTGKTVLLEQIIKQLKKIHGRSRVAVTGSTGVAACAIRGQTLHSFAGVGLGEGDSRILIDTVVGDRCAYRRWNKVRALVIDEISMIDANFFDKLEFVAKSVRDESKMWGGIQVVVSGDFCQLPPVNSKCLDMGEYAFEAECWDQSFDVQFELTTVFRQADAQLIKLLQSIRKGEIDQDDLQLLEKVSVRTEPDPSIPRFFPRNDDVCKVNRNRLESLGKEIYVFLALDEGADKWKRQLKNVIALDELEICIGARVMLNKNLDPRRKFVNGATGTVVGFKHNVPSFQDICKCHILPIVEFDSVPGHWIVEPEEWVVMNGEVAVAKRKQIPLMLAWALSIHKCQGMTLDRIHTDLSRAFGYGMVYVALSRVRSLDGLHISGFCPSKIKAHPKVLQFYKRFKKDEDGNLRLERDVASKACSKEVILLDYKSI; translated from the coding sequence ATGAGCACTAAAACTGTAAACCTAAAAGTTAAATTGCCTGGTAGGAAGAGGTTTAAATGGACTGATGAGCAGAAACAAGTTCTTGATAGTGTATCTAAAGGGCAGTCTGTATTCATATCTGGGTCAGCTGGTACTGGTAAAACAGTTTTATTAGAGCAAATTATTAAGcaattaaagaaaattcatgGCCGGTCTCGGGTTGCTGTGACAGGGTCCACTGGAGTGGCAGCGTGTGCCATTCGAGGGCAGACCCTTCATTCTTTTGCTGGGGTTGGGTTGGGAGAGGGTGATAGTCGGATTTTGATTGATACTGTTGTTGGTGATAGATGTGCGTACAGGAGGTGGAACAAAGTTAGGGCTTTGGTTATAGATGAAATTAGTATGATTGATGCTAACTTTTTTGACAAGCTTGAATTTGTCGCTAAGAGTGTTAGAGATGAATCTAAAATGTGGGGTGGGATACAAGTAGTTGTGAGTGGGGATTTCTGTCAGTTACCTCCAGTTAATAGTAAGTGTTTGGACATGGGAGAATACGCGTTCGAAGCTGAATGCTGGGATCAGAGCTTTGATGTGCAATTTGAGCTTACCACTGTATTTAGACAGGCTGATGCTCAACTTATAAAGTTACTGCAGAGTATACGAAAAGGAGAGATTGATCAGGATGACTTGCAACTCTTAGAGAAAGTTTCTGTAAGAACAGAGCCAGATCCTTCTATTCCCCGTTTCTTTCCTAGGAATGATGATGTATGCAAGGTGAACAGGAACCGTTTAGAAAGCTTAGGCAAGGAAATTTACGTCTTCCTTGCCCTTGATGAGGGTGCTGACAAATGGAAGAGACAGCTTAAAAATGTAATTGCACTGGATGAGCTTGAAATCTGTATAGGTGCGAGGGTGATGTTAAATAAGAATCTGGATCCTCGAAGGAAATTTGTTAACGGTGCCACTGGTACTGTTGTAGGTTTTAAACACAATGTTCCATCATTTCAAGATATTTGCAAATGTCATATTCTACCTATAGTTGAATTTGATTCAGTACCTGGTCATTGGATCGTTGAGCCGGAAGAATGGGTTGTAATGAATGGAGAAGTGGCGGTTGCTAAAAGAAAGCAAATACCCCTTATGCTTGCATGGGCTTTAAGCATTCACAAGTGTCAGGGCATGACTCTCGACCGCATTCATACTGATCTTTCTCGTGCTTTTGGTTACGGGATGGTTTATGTTGCACTTTCACGTGTCCGAAGTTTAGATGGCCTTCATATATCTGGTTTCTGTCCTTCAAAGATCAAGGCTCACCCAAAAGTTCTGCAGTTCTATAAAAGGTTTAAAAAAGATGAAGATGGAAATTTGAGACTCGAGCGAGATGTTGCAAGCAAAGCCTGCAGTAAAGAAGTAATATTATTGGATTATAAGAGTATCTAA